In the genome of Angustibacter sp. Root456, one region contains:
- a CDS encoding aldo/keto reductase family protein, whose product MEFRYLGNSGLKISEITYGNWLTHGSQVENDVATQCVHAALDNGITTFDTADVYANTKAETVLGEALKGQRRESLEIFTKVYWPTGPGGPNDSGLSRKHIMESINGSLRRLQTDYVDLYQAHRFDTETPLEETMQAFADVVRQGKALYIGVSEWTADQIRAGHALAKDLGVQLVSSQPQYSMLWRVIEDEVVPTCRELGISQVVWSPIAQGVLTGKYLPGQPPPEGSRATDASGGADMIKRFMDDDVLTRVQDLKPVADDLGLSMAQLAIAWVLQNDNVATALVGASRPEQVHDNVKAAGVKIPAEAMERIDEALGSIVETDPGKTAENAPKRRPS is encoded by the coding sequence ATGGAATTTCGCTACCTCGGCAACTCCGGCCTGAAGATCTCCGAGATCACCTACGGCAACTGGCTCACCCACGGCTCGCAGGTGGAGAACGACGTCGCGACGCAGTGCGTCCACGCCGCGCTCGACAACGGCATCACGACGTTCGACACCGCTGACGTCTACGCGAACACCAAGGCTGAGACGGTGCTCGGCGAGGCCCTCAAGGGCCAGCGCCGTGAGTCGCTCGAGATCTTCACGAAGGTCTACTGGCCCACGGGCCCGGGCGGACCCAACGACAGCGGCCTGTCGCGCAAGCACATCATGGAGTCGATCAACGGCTCGCTGCGCCGACTGCAGACCGACTACGTCGACCTGTACCAGGCGCACCGCTTCGACACCGAGACGCCGCTCGAGGAGACGATGCAGGCGTTCGCGGACGTCGTCCGCCAGGGGAAGGCCCTCTACATCGGCGTGTCGGAGTGGACCGCCGACCAGATCCGCGCCGGCCACGCGCTGGCCAAGGACCTCGGCGTCCAGCTCGTGTCGAGCCAGCCGCAGTACTCGATGCTCTGGCGCGTGATCGAGGACGAGGTCGTCCCGACCTGTCGAGAGCTCGGCATCAGCCAGGTCGTCTGGTCCCCCATCGCGCAGGGCGTCCTCACCGGCAAGTACCTGCCGGGCCAGCCGCCGCCGGAGGGCTCACGCGCCACGGACGCGTCGGGCGGCGCCGACATGATCAAGCGCTTCATGGACGACGACGTCCTGACCCGCGTGCAGGACCTCAAGCCGGTCGCCGACGACCTGGGCCTCAGCATGGCTCAGCTGGCCATCGCCTGGGTGCTGCAGAACGACAACGTGGCCACCGCGCTCGTCGGCGCCTCGCGCCCGGAGCAGGTGCACGACAACGTCAAGGCCGCCGGCGTGAAGATCCCGGCCGAGGCGATGGAGCGCATCGACGA
- a CDS encoding HNH endonuclease signature motif containing protein gives MLLDDATRLPAPDLTKCAVAIRHHLDPSADDRLARDEKAQHRQRCLILSTEASGMTFLQGLLTKEAGAALRTAIDAWSAPQPATDGTPDPRSAGQRRHDALQRLAETALARGEVPTNHGSPAKVIVRVTAETLATAVSEHITPSEPGAPKPTGLPPAELDDGTPISRRLLAKLACGADLVPVLIDDLGDPLDVGRTHRYHTPRQRIAIIERDRHCTFDTCTAPASWCHAHHLTPWDAGGHTTVRDGALLCDRHHHHVHTTGAVGHLINGQVVWTQPGHQPGDQPPLPPPDPKRWQRQYLQRLTRQWLVPRRE, from the coding sequence ATGCTGCTGGACGACGCCACCCGCCTACCCGCCCCCGACCTGACCAAGTGCGCCGTCGCGATCCGCCACCACCTCGACCCCAGCGCCGACGACCGCCTGGCCCGCGACGAGAAAGCACAGCACCGCCAGCGCTGCCTCATCCTGTCGACCGAGGCCTCCGGCATGACGTTCCTGCAGGGCCTGCTCACGAAGGAGGCCGGTGCGGCGCTGCGTACCGCCATCGACGCCTGGTCCGCCCCTCAACCCGCCACCGACGGCACCCCCGACCCCCGCAGCGCCGGCCAACGCCGCCACGACGCCCTGCAACGCCTCGCCGAAACCGCCCTGGCCCGAGGCGAGGTCCCCACCAACCACGGCAGCCCCGCCAAGGTCATCGTCCGCGTCACCGCCGAGACCCTGGCCACCGCCGTGTCCGAACACATCACCCCGTCCGAACCCGGTGCTCCCAAGCCCACCGGCCTGCCCCCCGCCGAGCTCGACGACGGCACCCCCATCTCCCGGCGCCTGCTCGCCAAGCTGGCCTGCGGCGCCGACCTGGTCCCCGTCCTGATCGACGACCTCGGTGACCCCCTCGACGTCGGCCGCACCCACCGCTACCACACCCCCCGCCAACGCATCGCCATCATCGAACGCGACCGCCACTGCACCTTCGACACCTGCACCGCCCCCGCCTCCTGGTGCCACGCCCACCACCTGACCCCCTGGGACGCCGGCGGCCACACCACCGTCCGCGACGGGGCCCTGCTCTGCGACCGACACCACCACCACGTCCACACCACCGGCGCAGTCGGCCACCTCATCAACGGCCAAGTGGTCTGGACCCAACCCGGCCACCAACCCGGCGACCAGCCACCCCTGCCACCACCCGACCCCAAACGCTGGCAACGCCAATACCTCCAACGCCTCACCCGCCAATGGCTCGTACCGCGCCGGGAGTGA
- a CDS encoding DUF222 domain-containing protein has translation MTDRVDTSGGAGALAAVTTALAGLEQLAGAAWWPLADADLGVLADALDQVRRLADGQTVRLLGEVEARGLPGQDGTGSPAAWLRRIVPSMRPGEAARLGKKAHTLYRSTLSPDLAPTRAALEAGALRVDQARVVTEMVEQLSPPNVPLDGPDAIDPDHRATAPPPRPCCWTTPPAYPPPT, from the coding sequence ATGACGGACAGAGTGGACACCTCGGGTGGCGCGGGTGCGCTGGCCGCGGTGACCACTGCGCTCGCCGGGCTCGAGCAGCTGGCCGGGGCGGCGTGGTGGCCGCTCGCCGACGCCGACCTGGGCGTGCTGGCCGATGCGCTCGACCAGGTCCGTCGCCTGGCCGACGGCCAGACCGTGCGCCTGCTCGGCGAGGTCGAGGCGCGCGGGCTGCCCGGCCAGGACGGCACCGGCTCGCCCGCCGCGTGGCTGCGTCGCATCGTGCCCTCGATGCGGCCGGGCGAGGCCGCCAGGCTAGGCAAGAAGGCCCACACCCTCTACCGCTCCACGCTGTCCCCCGACCTGGCACCCACCCGGGCCGCGCTGGAAGCCGGCGCGCTGCGGGTCGACCAGGCCCGCGTGGTCACCGAGATGGTCGAGCAGCTCTCGCCACCGAACGTGCCGCTCGACGGACCCGACGCCATCGACCCCGACCACCGCGCCACCGCGCCACCGCCCAGACCATGCTGCTGGACGACGCCACCCGCCTACCCGCCCCCGACCTGA